The following are encoded in a window of Clarias gariepinus isolate MV-2021 ecotype Netherlands chromosome 8, CGAR_prim_01v2, whole genome shotgun sequence genomic DNA:
- the fbxo8 gene encoding F-box only protein 8, with amino-acid sequence MGQGLWRVARNQQLQQEYSEQCYLQRSERRRRMAALLNETPSQVRRTPQCHADLGHLLRARRSKEEQGFIDLDMLPPELSITILSYLNATDLCLASCVWQDLGNDEYLWQGLCKSTWGHCSIYNRLLPLGFSYRKLYMQLDEGSLTFNANPQEGIAYLMSKSILMDHPKEIAKFIFYTRMLNWKMLRIYLDERRDVLDELVTLHNFSNQFLPNALRDFFRHIHAPEERGEYLETLITKFSHRFCACNPALVRDVGLTPDAVYVLCYSLILLSIDLSSPHVKNKMSKREFIRNTRRAAQNISEDFVGHLYDNIYLIGHVAA; translated from the exons ATGGGTCAGGGCCTGTGGAGGGTGGCGAGGAACCAGCAGCTGCAGCAGGAGTACAGCGAGCAGTGTTATCTCCAGCGCAGCGAGCGTCGACGCAGGATGGCAGCGCTGCTGAACGAGACGCCGTCGCAAGTGCGCCGCACGCCACAGTGTCACGCCGACCTCGGGCACCTGCTGCGCGCACGGAGGTCTAAAGAGGAGCAGGGCTTTATTGACTTGGACATGTTGCCCCCAGAGCTCAGCATCACCATCCTGTCCTACCTGAACGCCACAGACCTGTGTCTAGCCTCCTGCGTCTGGCAAGACCTGGGCAACGACGAGTACCTGTGGCAGGG CTTGTGTAAGTCCACTTGGGGTCACTGTTCCATCTACAACAGGCTCCTTCCCCTCGGCTTCTCCTACAGAAAACTCTACATGCAGCTCGATGAAGGAAGTCTGACGTTCAATGCTAACCCTCAGGAG ggaATCGCTTACCTCATGTCCAAAAGCATTCTCATGGACCATCCGAAGGAAATCGCCAAGTTCATATTCTACACCCGAATGCTGAATTGGAAGATGCTGCGTATTTATCTCGATGAACG CCGTGACGTCCTGGACGAGCTGGTCACACTACACAACTTCAGTAACCAGTTCCTTCCCAACGCGCTGAGGGATTTCTTCAGACACATTCACGCGCCCGAGGAGCGCGGCGAGTACCTGGAGACGCTCATCACCAAGTTCTCACACCGTTTCTGTGCCTGTAACCCCGCGCTGGTGAGGGACGTCGGCCTCACGCCTG ATGCCGTGTACGTGCTGTGCTACTCGCTCATCCTGCTCTCCATCGACCTGAGCAGCCCGCACGTGAAGAACAAGATGTCCAAGCGCGAGTTCATCCGCAACACGCGCCGCGCCGCACAGAACATCAGCGAGGACTTTGTGGGTCACCTGTACGACAACATCTATCTGATCGGCCACGTGGCTGCCTAG